A stretch of Colletotrichum lupini chromosome 2, complete sequence DNA encodes these proteins:
- a CDS encoding vegetative cell wall protein gp1, producing MSDAGNEAPETSNKRRRTSGMYQRRRAVAACGPCRVRKTKCDNVRPACGFCQRNGGQCTYPDTSNDFSTTSVTIDENLSHPSDDLPEDEVMIRLDIPDSAAARSNCEAILRWPIFRGYAPETESFILELEDGDAESSHRSQPVRSRNLGRGVQEDDFTALSKKFLAYVHVKNPVLDVTDFKAYVKDTVENGPRWDGPSCLVLPIELIARALACLASPFQSEINFNSTPESMRSSVLTTTDPDTAQAYYLAAKKRLGLLEPSLLQIQCLFFCAVFEMYSLRPLQGWFYFNQASVQFKNLYWRRAQRRNWQSISQKTRRLEQRLYWSCMKSECELRCEIPLPPSGITGLGYPDLFPSPPSEVASPAAQPSVLDILEDDIQPEEEKSWFYYLAEISSRRMINRAISIFGYNGEQAWTRDIAKVLEKSEEFDEHINLWCLHIPSQIHWQNREPSNNELVHFIQNRATSCREWIHRPFLYYVVHQPADDPWIPRVMPLAEKCLELSLELLLDANPHHRHHGTWFMARAAMTRALLLLAAVKSNRFSRLPERWKQGVDTATWALQRWYGEAPDLRKAASVLEDLVGQVVGPGV from the exons ATGTCCGATGCAGGCAATGAGGCGCCTGAAACGTCCAACAAGCGGCGCCGGACCTCGGGCATGTACCAGAGACGGCGTGCTGTTGCGGCGTGTGGGCCCTGTCGGGTCCGTAAAACGAAATGTGACAATGTCCGGCCAGCATGCGGCTTTTGCCAGCGAAACGGCGGACAATGTACATACCCCGACACCTCGAATGACTTCTCAAC TACAAGCGTCACTATTGACGAGAATCTAAGTCATCCTTCTGATGATCTACCCGAGGACGAAGTCATGATCCGCCTCGACATCCCAGACTCTGCCGCTGCTAGGTCTAATTGCGAGGCCATTCTGCGATGGCCAATCTTTAGGGGATATGCGCCCGAGACGGAGTCTTTTATTTTGGAGTTAGAGGATGGTGATGCAGAGTCTTCACATCGATCTCAACCTGTCAGAAGTCGGAACCTAGGGCGGGGAGTTCAGGAAGACGACTTTACGGCGTTGTCCAAAAAGTTCTTGGCATACGTGCATGTGAAGAATCCAGTTCTTGACGTGACCGACTTCAAAGCGTACGTCAAGGATACAGTAGAGAACGGTCCCCGATGGGACGGACCGTCGTGTCTAGTC CTTCCCATTGAGCTGATTGCACGTGCACTCGCCTGCCTTGCAAGCCCATTTCAATCCGAGATCAACTTCAACAGTACGCCCGAATCGATGCGCTCGTCAGTATTGACCACGACGGATCCAGATACAGCCCAGGCCTACTATCTCGCAGCCAAGAAGCGGCTGGGACTGCTTGAGCCCTCCTTACTTCAGATTCAATGCCTGTTCTTCTGTGCAGTGTTCGAGATGTACTCACTTCGTCCACTTCAGGGCTGGTTCTACTTCAATCAAGCCAGCGTTCAATTCAAGAACCTATACTGGCGGAGGGCCCAAAGGCGGAATTGGCAAAGTATCTCTCAGAAGACACGGCGCCTTGAGCAACGCCTTTACTGGTCATGCATGAAGTCGGAATG CGAGCTCAGATGTGAGATACCATTGCCACCAAGTGGCATCACTGGCCTAGGATATCCAGACTTATTCCCCTCGCCTCCGTCTGAAGTCGCATCTCCTGCAGCTCAGCCAAGCGTGTTGGATATCTTGGAAGATGATATTCAGCCAGAGGAGGAAAAGAGTTGGTTCTATTACCTGGCTGAGATATCGTCGAGAAGGATGATCAATCGTGCTATATCAATATTTGGTTACAATGGAGAGCAGGCATGGACCCGAGACATAGCCAAAGTGCTCGAGAAGAGTGAGGAATTTGACGAGCACATCAACCTCTG GTGCTTGCACATACCCTCTCAGATACATTGGCAAAATCGAGAGCCATCAAACAACGAGCTGGTACACTTTATCCAAAACCGAGCCACGAGCTGCCGCGAATGGATCCATCGGCCTTTCTTGTACTATGTGGTTCACCAACCGGCGGATGACCCTTGGATACCCCGCGTCATGCCATTAGCAGAGAAGTGCCTCGAGCTCTCACTCGAGCTGCTGCTTGACGCTAACCCTCACCACCGCCATCACGGAACATGGTTCATGGCCAGAGCGGCAATGACCCGTGCTCTCTTACTTCTGGCCGCAGTCAAGAGCAACAGGTTCTCCCGGCTGCCCGAGCGATGGAAACAGGGAGTCGACACGGCCACATGGGCTCTGCAGCGGTGGTATGGCGAAGCTCCGGATTTGCGTAAGGCTGCGTCTGTGCTTGAGGACCTCGTCGGTCAAGTTGTCGGGCCTGGAGTCTGA
- a CDS encoding 2OG-Fe(II)oxygenase — translation MGVVNLASDPGTTLLRFASGNGPVTRRILRTPLRDALPTEIPVIDISLAFSPELKDRKTVAQQIRNAATTSGFFYLINHGIASSVTDSAHTACLEYFRQDEETKMRSWVGKSRYFNGYKPPGSQRINKSESVDVRESFSWTYDPRHDPDVVDVNAIPAEARKLLRIEDFHWDGTANQPHFKEAIILYWQSCLKLARVLVRSFALSLDLPEDHFDAKFAYPDAALALNYYPPLSFSATVDSDFNKTVSIGSHTDFQLFTILWQDSVGGLQVLNRQGQWIRAAPIPGTFVVNIADYLQRITNDLYVSTVHRAQNLSGEERISMPFFFGFGLHESCGVIDTCVKEGEKPKYEEIGCEAWVQRRARAMHQVDSDDENDCAHTLLYVFVFVLQPQALSDAASQNFISNNPITTNGQPVDGLSRWLEDFSRSVIPIMCHSHNDYWRPYPLYSALAAGCTGVEADIWLSDDGSELLIGHDRHELSSKKTLRSMYLDPLMKILDTMNPPEQWSNFSRTDRPQGAFRSQPNITIVLLLDVKSDPYKTWPVVMEQLGSLREKLFLTRYEVIHTEPGFRLRQDIWPGPVTVVGTGNLMEDRMINHWPTNELYHQYHDTFLDAPLDQLPKDNWRQYNEYGYFTSQLWHEEDTYYTSVSFQQSIGSVRTGFSNEQLAKLRKQISTAKWSGLKSRYWDLPSWPISYRDYVWEVLTREGVDMLNVDDLQSAARRGWTKGYVQSVIWVALTSSAIFLTGITMTWFGFRAIKKNMKGLQCQGIVLA, via the exons ATGGGCGTTGTAAATCTTGCATCTGATCCGGGGACGACCCTCCTGCGTTTCGCCTCCGGGAACGGACCGGTAACCCGCCGCATCCTTCGGACTCCGCTCCGCGATGCCCTTCCTACAGAGATCCCAGTCATCGATATCTCGCTCGCATTTAGCCCTGAACTTAAGGACCGGAAGACTGTAGCTCAGCAGATTCGCAACGCTGCCACGACATCCGGCTTCTTCTACCTGATCAACCATGGCATCGCGTCTTCAGTCACTGATTCAGCCCATACGGCCTGCCTAGAGTACTTCCGCCAGGATGAAGAGACAAAGATGCGCTCATGGGTTGGGAAGAGTCGCTACTTCAACGGCTACAAACCGCCTGGATCTCAGCGAATCAACAAGTCAGAGAGCGTCGATGTCCGCGAGTCATTTAGCTGGACGTACGACCCTCGCCACGACCCTGATGTGGTCGACGTCAATGCTATTCCTGCGGAGGCGAGAAAGCTTTTGCGGATTGAGGACTTCCACTGGGATGGCACGGCCAATCAGCCGCACTTCAAAGAAGCCATCATTCTATATTGGCAATCCTGTTTGAAACTCGCTCGCGTCCTGGTTCGCTCCTTTGCGCTATCGCTTGATCTACCTGAGGATCACTTTGATGCCAAATTCGCGTACCCTGATGCTGCGCTGGCGCTGAACTACTACCCACCTCTCAGTTTCTCGGCCACCGTGGATTCAGACTTCAACAAGACAGTTTCCATAGGATCGCACACAGACTTTCAGCTTTTCACCATTCTATGGCAAGACTCGGTTGGGGGCTTGCAGGTACTAAACCGCCAGGGGCAATGGATCAGGGCCGCACCTATCCCTGGGACGTTTGTCGTCAACATTGCCGACTACCTGCAGCGCATCACAAATGATCTCTACGTCAGCACAGTACATCGAGCCCAGAACTTGAGTGGAGAAGAGCGAATCAGTATGCCCTTCTTCTTTGGCTTCGGCCTGCATGAAAGCTGCGGCGTGATCGACACCTGCGTCAAGGAAGGGGAGAAGCCAAAGTACGAAGAGATCGGCTGTGAAGCTTGGGTCCAACGAAGAGCTCGGGCGATGCACCAGGTTGACTCTGATGACGAAAACGACTGTGCGCA CACTTTGTTGTATGTCTTCGTATTTGTTCTACAGCCTCAAGCTTTGAGTGACGCGGCTTCCCAAAACTTCATCTCCAACAACCCGATCACAACGAATGGCCAGCCAGTTGATGGTCTCTCAAGATGGCTGGAGGACTTTTCTCGCTCAGTCATCCCCATCATGTGTCATTCTCACAATGATTACTGGAGGCCGTACCCTCTTTACTCGGCCCTCGCAGCAGGCTGTACCGGCGTGGAAGCGGACATCTGGCTGAGCGACGATGGTTCCGAGTTGCTTATTGGCCATGACAGACATGAACTGTCCTCCAAGAAAACTTTGCGGTCCATGTACCTTGATCCTTTAATGAAGATTCTCGATACCATGAATCCTCCAGAGCAGTGGTCGAACTTCAGCCGAACAGATCGGCCGCAGGGTGCTTTCCGAAGTCAACCGAACATCACGATAGTCTTGCTGCTGGACGTCAAGAGTGATCCGTATAAGACGTGGCCAGTGGTAATGGAGCAGCTTGGATCCCTGCGGGAAAAGCTCTTCCTGACACGCTACGAGGTAATACATACCGAGCCGGGCTTCAGACTCAGGCAAGATATATGGCCGGGTCCTGTCACCGTCGTGGGTACGGGCAATCTTATGGAAGATCGCATGATAAACCACTGGCCAACGAATGAGCTCTATCATCAGTATCACGACACATTCCTCGACGCGCCGTTGGACCAACTTCCCAAGGATAATTGGCGCCAGTATAATGAGTATGGCTACTTTACCTCTCAGCTGTGGCATGAGGAAGACACCTATTACACATCCGTATCATTTCAACAAAGTATCGGATCAGTCCGCACCGGCTTCAGTAATGAGCAACTTGCAAAGCTACGGAAGCAGATCAGTACTGCAAAGTGGTCAGGCCTCAAATCTCGGTATTGGGACCTGCCAAGCTGGCCAATCTCTTACCGCGATTACGTCTGGGAAGTGTTGACAAGAGAGGGAGTCGACATGTTGAACGTCGATGATTTACAGAGCGCAGCGAGAAGAGGTTGGACAAAGGGCTACGTGCAAAGCGTGATATGGGTGGCCTTGACTTCGTCTGCAATCTTTCTCACTGGTATTACGATGACATGGTTCGGGTTCCGGGCTATCAAAAAGAATATGAAGGGTCTTCAATGTCAGGGGATCGTGTTGGCATAG
- a CDS encoding dimeric dihydrodiol dehydrogenase: MSAEIPTLRWGIIATGLISSWFVEDLVLERSNARAKHIVQSIGSSSLEKGKAFVEKHLPGKTPTVYGSYAEVFNDPNVDVIYIGTPHAFHKQNCLDAINAGKHVLCEKAFTITAKEAREVFEAAKRKGVFVMEAMWTRFFPLTRSLLNVLHSEKLIGDIHRVFCDFAMNMNLASLGPDSRLKNPALGAGSLLDIGVYSLTFTILGLDPGVGDKAEKPKISATQTLSDDIDIATSALLLYPSGKQGILTASTQVKTPPGFCRIEGSNGYVIVEGIATSVPGSFTVYSSKASGEGWADSATEGLKSKKFDFERPGKGFYWEADAVALDIAAGRTESEIMPWAETVRVMEILDEIRRQGGAKFPQDDQ; this comes from the coding sequence ATGTCTGCCGAGATCCCGACCCTTCGCTGGGGCATCATCGCCACCGGCCTGATCTCCTCATGGTTCGTCGAGGATCTCGTACTTGAACGCTCGAACGCGAGGGCCAAGCACATTGTTCAGTCCATCGGATCATCATCACTTGAGAAGGGCAAGGCGTTTGTCGAGAAGCATCTCCCAGGAAAAACACCCACAGTTTATGGTAGCTATGCTGAGGTCTTCAACGATCCTAACGTCGACGTCATCTATATCGGCACACCACACGCATTCCATAAGCAAAACTGCCTCGACGCCATCAACGCGGGCAAGCATGTACTATGCGAAAAGGCCTTCACCATCACAGCCAAGGAGGCGCGGGAGGTGTTTGAGGCCGCGAAGAGGAAGGGTGTTTTCGTCATGGAGGCAATGTGGACGCGTTTCTTCCCCCTCACAAGATCTCTCCTGAACGTCTTGCACTCGGAAAAGCTGATTGGCGATATTCACCGGGTCTTCTGCGACTTTGCCATGAACATGAACCTCGCATCTCTGGGTCCGGACTCGCGCCTGAAGAATCCGGCGCTAGGTGCAGGAAGTCTTCTCGACATTGGCGTGTACAGCTTGACCTTTACGATTCTGGGACTGGACCCCGGCGTTGGAGATAAAGCTGAAAAGCCCAAAATCTCGGCGACACAAACCCTCTCAGACGATATCGATATTGCAACATCGGCTCTTCTTCTCTACCCCAGTGGCAAGCAAGGTATCCTGACAGCTTCGACGCAGGTCAAGACACCACCAGGATTCTGCAGAATTGAGGGAAGCAACGGATACGTCATTGTCGAGGGCATCGCGACTTCAGTTCCCGGCTCTTTCACAGTGTACTCTTCCAAGGCTTCTGGCGAGGGGTGGGCCGACTCTGCGACGGAAGGTCTGAAGTCAAAGAAGTTTGACTTCGAGCGACCAGGTAAAGGCTTCTATTGGGAAGCGGACGCGGTGGCGCTGGATATTGCTGCTGGTCGCACAGAAAGCGAGATCATGCCCTGGGCAGAAACTGTCCGTGTCATGGAGATTTTGGATGAGATTAGGAGACAGGGCGGCGCCAAGTTCCCTCAAGATGATCAGTAA
- a CDS encoding oxidoreductase, whose product MPKSVAGACLTFPGIFSVLFKYDDFPVTYESGFSKVPQFDAHIEVYSPEKIVRVDFDTPYVKGLPVTMTIREMIGNDGFQERKVRKTYQDPYTNEFLELYDCVVNGKAPKTSALDARNDIELFKMILRADSSRYQ is encoded by the coding sequence ATGCCGAAGAGTGTTGCAGGAGCTTGTCTTACCTTCCCTGGCATCTTCAGCGTCCTCTTCAAGTACGACGACTTCCCTGTCACTTATGAGTCAGGTTTCAGCAAAGTCCCGCAATTTGACGCACACATTGAGGTGTACTCTCCCGAGAAGATTGTTCGCGTTGACTTCGACACACCATACGTCAAGGGTCTACCAGTCACGATGACCATTAGAGAAATGATCGGGAATGATGGCTTCCAAGAGCGCAAAGTCAGGAAGACATACCAGGATCCTTACACCAATGAGTTCCTCGAGTTGTATGACTGCGTTGTCAACGGGAAGGCTCCGAAGACGAGTGCATTAGATGCGAGGAATGACATCGAACTGTTCAAGATGATCCTTCGAGCAGACTCCAGCAGATATCAGTAG
- a CDS encoding metalloproteinase produces the protein MLWRKVLAFAPLAAIGSGHLNAHGIRYSKRDSTLEVTLTPVVSDSGAEVSATFKNTGSLDLNLLKVGTILDDKLPVQRVSIVDESAGGSVTVSIDAAKVHQFTQSGTYSITAEGIIPIALAPSTDFSQPAVAFKSNTIQVDVDADVAAKSLVTAALIERTNLQPGCNATTLDTSTKALANCQALALAAAAMQVTRPLSGVSRYFCYDYYGVCELDGPLNAYTAWDVNTMVMCPLFFGLPPLPVGCHRQCQATTTIHETTHCEAVYAPHTDDYAYAYNASVALPPERALQNADNYSLYANAVYMGC, from the exons ATGTTGTGGCGAAAGGTCCTTGCATTCGCACCTTTGGCGGCCATCGGCAGCGGTCATCTCAACGCTCACGGTATCCGTTACTCCAAGCGGGACTCAACACTGGAGGTAACCCTCACACCTGTGGTATCCGACTCCGGCGCCGAGGTTTCCGCCACCTTCAAGAACACCGGCAGCTTAGATCTCAACCTGCTCAAGGTCGGCACCATCTTGGACGACAAGCTTCCTGTCCAGCGTGTGTCCATCGTTGACGAGTCAG CTGGGGGTTCAGTGACGGTCTCCATCGACGCAGCAAAGGTTCATCAGTTTACGCAATCTGGCACCTACTCTATCACCGCTGAAGGCATAATCCCGATTGCTCTTGCGCCGTCTACAGACTTCTCTCAACCTGCCGTGGCTTTCAAGTCGAACACCATCCAAGTTGACGTTGACGCAGACGTTGCCGCAAAGTCATTGGTAACTGCGGCGCTGATAGAGCGCACCAACCTACAGCCAGGATGTAATGCGACAACGTTGGACACCAGCACCAAAGCCCTGGCCAACTGTCAGGCCCTCGCCCTCGCTGCCGCAGCGATGCAGGTGACCCGTCCTCTCAGCG GAGTGTCTCGGTACTTCTGTTACGATTACTACGGCGTTTGCGAGCTCGACGGCCCTCTCAATGCTTACACTGCCTGGGACGTTAACACAATGGTTATGTGCCCGCTCTTCTTTGGCCTGCCGCCACTCCCTGTAGGATGCCACCGACAGTGTCAAGCTACGACTACGATCCACGAAACCACGCACTGCGAGGCAGTTTATGCTCCTCACACAGATGACTACGCTTACGCTTACAACGCCAGCGTCGCATTACCCCCGGAACGGGCTCTGCAGAATGCTGATAATTATTCCCTTTACGCCAATG CTGTTTACATGGGCTGCTAA
- a CDS encoding lactose permease yields MGMDRGHEAVQSYRESGLTWTLGGGWKIWSWLHFKRSLRKSTLTMGVFSKKTGAELAAGSALAAVLPANPKPWYLTPYLLKLNLLLLVPLFSSASVGYDGSMMNGLQTLPQWRQFFGNPEGAILGLMNAVYPLGKVVALFVVTYISDRYGRKLPLVLGLAACIGFAILQGMSKDLPSFVVARALLGFFTTFISQPSPILITELAYPTHRGRITALYNTFFYFGSIFAAWCTFGTFKIASTWSWRIPSLLQGAVPVIQLLGVYFLPESPRWLMRRGRKDEARKVFADCHAGGNLNDPLVDFEMREVELTLGEEAEAMSQSSWLELVRTPANRKRTLIACIVGFSSQWNGVAVVSYYLSLVLNTIGITEVKDQTLINGMLQIFNWIISTFLGALMVDRLGRRPLFLISTAGMLASYIAWTGLTSHFVASRDEGTGRAVVAFIFIFYFFYDIAWTPLLQAYPVEIFPYTLRGRGLSVTYITAFTGLIIGNQVNPIAMKAIAWKYYIVFCCVLGVLFIVIWFLFPETKGHTLEEIREVFEGKPANAKVEDIEGGEDEETKKDGKPKQVELA; encoded by the exons ATGGGGATGGACCGGGGTCATGAAGCCGTGCAGAGCTACCGAGAATCTGGTCTGACCTGGACCCTAGGCGGTGGCTGGAAAATCTGGAGTTGGTTGCATT TCAAGAGATCGCTCAGGAAATCAACCTTGACAATGGGCGTGTTTTCGAAGAAGACGGGAGCAGAGCTGGCCGCAGGGTCGGCTCTCGCAGCT GTTCTACCCGCGAATCCCAAGCCATGGTATTTGACACCTTATCTGCTGAAGTTGAATCTGTTGCTGCTCGTACCTCTGTTCTCTTCTGCGTCTGTCGGTTACGATG GATCGATGATGAACGGCCTACAAACCCTCCCTCAATGGCGCCAATTCTTTGGAAACCCCGAGGGCGCCATTCTTGGTCTGATGAATGCTGTTTACCCTCTCGGCAAAGTCGTAGCACTCTTCGTCGTAACGTACATCTCAGACAGATACGGTCGGAAGCTCCCTCTCGTTCTGGGCTTGGCAGCCTGCATCGGGTTTGCCATCTTGCAAGGCATGTCCAAGGACCTTCCAAGCTTTGTCGTCGCAAGAGCTTTGCTAGGTTTCTTCACAACTTTCATCAGCCAGCCGAGCCCTATCCTCATCACGGAATTGGCTTACCCTACCCACCGAGGCCGAATCACAGCTTTGTACAACACATTCTTT TACTTTGGCTCCATTTTTGCTGCATGGTGCACCTTCGGAACCTTCAAGATTGCGTCTACGTGGAGCTGGCGAATCCCGTCTCTGCTGCAAGGAGCAGTTCCTGTGATCCAGCTTCTGGGTGTCTACTTCTTGCCTGAGTCCCCTCG CTGGCTGATGCGCCGTGGTCGTAAAGATGAAGCCAGAAAGGTCTTCGCCGACTGTCACGCTGGTGGCAACCTCAATGACCCGCTGGTTGACTTTGAGATGCGCGAAGTCGAACTTACTTTGGGCGAGGAGGCTGAAGCCATGTCTCAATCATCTTGGCTCGAACTCGTGCGAACCCCTGCCAACCGAAAGCGAACACTGATTGCCTGTATTGTCGGCTTCAGCTCTCAATGGAACGGAGTCGCAGTGGTCAGCTACTATTTGAGTCTCGTGCTTAACACTATCGGCATCACTGAAGTCAAGGACCAGACTTTGATCAACGGAATGCTTCAAATCTTCAACTGGATCATTTCGACCTTCCTAGGAGCGCTCATGGTAGACCGCTTGGGTCGACGACCCTTGTTCCTGATCTCCACGGCAGGTATGCTCGCGAGTTACATCGCATGGACCGGGTTGACGTCTCACTTTGTCGCCAGCCGTGACGAAGGAACTGGGAGAGCAGTTGTAGCCTTCATCTTCATCTTTTACTTCTTCTACGACATTGCTTGGACGCCGCTCTTACAAGCCTACCCTGTCGAGATTTTCCCTTACACCCTTCGTGGTCGCGGCTTGTCGGTCACCTACATTACTGCCTTCACTGGTCTGATCATCGGCAATCAGGTCAACCCGATTGCAATGAAGGCGATCGCATGGAAGTACTATATAGTGTTTTGCTGTGTCCTGGGAGTCTTGTTCATTGTGATTTGGTTCCTTTTCCCCGAGACAAAGGGTCACACACTGGAGGAGATCCGCGAAGTCTTCGAGGGCAAGCCCGCAAATGCCAAAGTCGAAGATATCGAGGGCGGTGAGGATGAAGAGACCAAGAAGGATGGCAAGCCTAAGCAGGTTGAGCTAGCATAG
- a CDS encoding oxidoreductase: MGSQQQTPILRVGIIGCGEITQVAHIPNLNFLSHRYQTTYLCDISQQALEHCARKVQGGTPKTTADAAELCSSPDVDVVVITNADAYHVEHGLLALKNDKYTLIEKPASVCFRDLDRLVEAEKTSKGKVMVGTMRRFATAFTDTVKEVGGMEKIQYARVRDIIGPNSTFVDQSGTFPLKFSDYSDADTKDRLKREADISEQALAKEFGVPVTPGSQLMLRLLGGLGTYDLSAMREIVGLRGRKGALLGS, from the exons ATGGGCTCCCAGCAGCAAACGCCCATCCTTAGGGTTGGCATCATCGGGTGCGGCGAGATCACTCAGGTAGCCCACATTCCCAACCTCAACTTCCTTTCTCATCGCTACCAAACCACCTACCTCTGCGATATCTCACAACAAGCTCTAGAGCACTGCGCCCGAAAGGTGCAGGGAGGAACGCCCAAGACAACGGCTGATGCAGCAGAACTCTGCTCTTCGCCAGACGTCGATGTGGTAGTCATTACCAACGCTGATGCGTACCATGTCGAGCATGGCCTCTTGGCGCTCAAGAACGACAAGTACACCCTCATCGAGAAGCCCGCCTCCGTCTGTTTCCGAGACTTAGATCGCCTGGTCGAAGCCGAGAAGACGTCTAAGGGAAAGGTCATGGTTGGTACCATGCGGCGTTTCGCAACTGCATTTACCGATACGGTGAAGGAAGTTGGCGGCATGGAGAAGATCCAGTACGCAAGAGTCAGAGACATTATCGGACCCAACTCAACATTTGTCGACCAGTCCGGCACGTTCCCGCTAAAGTTCAGCGACTACAGCGATGCAGACACTAAGGACAGGCTGAAGCGGGAGGCGGACATCTCTGAGCAGGCTCTGGCGAAAGAGTTTGGAGTTCCCGTTACCCCTGGTTCTCAACTGATGCTACGACTTCTAGGAGG ACTCGGAACCTATGATCTCTCAGCCATGAGAGAAATtgttggattacgaggcagaaaaggggccctattaggtagttaa
- a CDS encoding riboflavin transporter MCH5: MPSPAQAHEFLSTKPEFSGQPSLNSHVTQQEPHRHHAVDVECRKSAWVCVLGSFLFLMPSFGFMQSSGAVQSFLLENQLIDYSARDVGWITGVYSFLTMLLGIQAGPLIDVYGPKFLGPLATGLLVLMFFVLAECAKIWQFILCLGVLGGIGNAIATTVGIAVIGKLFNRRKGLALGIALSGSSTGGMIFPLVLRQIFPLWGWAWSMRAVGFLTVLILSSGIACLLPFERLHAMIASDRVSTQRSRKRAVMGFSAFHSLPFSLICGAIALLEFVIFGATAILPTLVALSGLPIEHGFNMLAILNGVSSLGRILPGLVGDRLGHYNILLVMIVFTIICTAATLTAFGSTRIEALYAFSALWGFGTGSFLSLAPACVAKTCELKDYGRYYGTMNFVISFSLLLTVPIGGQMLQSLGPTALSGLYLAVVFAGGLLVYAGRFVLVGSWTNFRERM; this comes from the exons ATGCCATCCCCAGCGCAAGCACACGAATTCCTCTCCACGAAGCCAGAGTTCTCGGGGCAACCATCCCTAAACAGCCATGTGACCCAACAAGAACCGCACCGGCACCATGCTGTGGACGTCGAATGTCGGAAGTCGGCGTGGGTCTGTGTGCTCGGGTCATTCCTATTTCTGATGCCTTCTTTCG GGTTCATGCAATCTTCCGGAGCAGTCCAGTCATTTCTCTTAGAGAACCAACTGATAGATTATTCTGCCCGTGATGTTGGCTGGATTACAGGAGTCTACAGCTTTCTCACGATGCTTCTCGGTATCCAGGCAGGACCGCTGATCGACGTTTACGGCCCAAAATTTCTTGGACCACTCGCGACAGGACTACTCGTTCTGATGTTCTTTGTCCTCGCCGAATGCGCAAAGATTTGGCAGTTCATCCTCTGCCTAGGTGTTCTGGGAGGCATTGGTAATGCTATTGCTACAACTGTAGGCATTGCTGTAATTGGGAAACTCTTCAATCGTCGTAAGGGGCTAGCACTCGGTATCGCTCTGTCTGGCTCTTCTACCGGTGGGATGATTTTCCCATTGGTTCTAAGGCAGATATTCCCTCTATGGGGGTGGGCATGGTCTATGAGAGCAGTGGGATTCCTGACTGTCCTTATACTGAGCTCAGGCATTGCCTGCCTCCTTCCTTTCGAGAGGTTGCATGCTATGATAGCTTCCGATAGAGTGTCTACCCAAAGGAGTAGGAAAAGGGCTGTTATGGGCTTTTCTGCCTTCCATTCATTACCTTTCTCGCTCATCTGCGGCGCCATAGCGCTTCTCGAGTTCGTCATCTTTGGTGCAACTGCAATTCTTCCAACCTTGGTGGCTTTATCGGGACTTCCTATAGAGCATGGATTCAACATGCTAGCTATCCTGAACGGCGTTTCGTCTCTTGGGCGTATTCTTCCTGGCTTGGTAGGTGATCGCCTGGGACATTACAACATCCTCCTGGTCATGATTGTTTTCACGATCATCTGCACCGCTGCAACGCTTACTGCGTTTGGGTCGACTCGAATCGAAGCCTTGTATGCTTTCTCGGCTTTATGGGGGTTTGGCACCGGATCATTCTTGTCACTTGCGCCTG CCTGTGTGGCGAAGACTTGTGAGCTGAAAGACTATGGAAGATACTATG GGACAATGAACTTTGTCATAAGCTTCTCGCTTCTCTTAACAGTGCCAATCGGCGGTCAAATGCTGCAGTCTCTTGGGCCGACTGCCTTATCGGGACTTTATCTTGCTGTCGTATTTGCCGGAGGCTTATTAGTCTATGCAGGCCGGTTCGTGCTAGTAGGTTCTTGGACTAACTTCAGAGAAAGGATGTAG